The sequence aaaaaataaagaaagcctTAAACCGAGAATTCTatcctgaaacatccatcaacaattcATCCACAAACATTTGTCACATGAACGCAATGCAGATCATAAAACTCACCAATACTGCAAACGAGTTCaatataagaatggaatttggaatcagaaaccaacaacctagctctgataccaattgaaggaatctcGACATGAGAAGATCCTTGAGCGAAAGCAGATCATCCAAAtcccattaattattgaatacaaaatttacaataaacatacaagagatatgcatttaacattaaattacagcatgctttaaacaaaaaacaagttcaagagatatcacctttgaagaacctttcttcacgaatccctcgaacaatcacgaaTGGAACTCCTTCCTCGCGGATTTctttttgaaggaaatcagacatgaggattttcatgagtagcGGATTGATCGTTTGAAATTTCTTTCGaatatgaacattaacaattacaatcaagaaacggaaacatacaggctatgcacaaaacgaaattacaaaATGGTTTACTAAGATCAAGAGAAGAattacacatacctttgaagactcatcttcaatctcccttgatcacgaatgctcgaacactacAACTGCTACATTGCACGATCACAACGATCTTCAAGATCAAGAACACAGCGAACAACCTCCAAAAACGTCGAACTATGTCAAATTAAGTACGATACAACCACAagggctaccttggtattctcagtgtgagaatccagaagtgtaggctctgtgtggacttggttagaggaagagaccggaggaacaatcatgtaaacaattgagcaagtgggagatgacagggtctattgtatagacgatgctcaatcgtttagaagaagctccaCGATTGTTGAGCTATTGactagctgagtgaactatcatgtaatgtcactccacgatcatttagtttctCTTCAACTATCGTTCTTcaacttaggattgaggtcatgtcacctatggtcatttaggtgagatgtaagtctccagtatcaacggcattatatacagagatgaatcatctcgtggttcggtcttatacaaactttttgtataagacacccttgctcgcatgtcttcacatgaatggtcaggatctaccatctgtagtagttcacaatacttgcaaacctctacaaagtgagccgtatccatagtgtcactaggatcaggtatcccttcttaatccttatactatagacctatttaagttatcacttaaggcatgatccacttgtatatctcatatacatgcttaagttacatacaatggatctttgtttattggatatgagtaaatgccaaataaaataactcttatattattcATAATCATatgtatagattacaaactacgagactctgagagaattaggataccaatcccaacaccttCTTCATGCACGGACACTACCAGTcaagaaccctctgtattctcttttgggattaaaAGATTCAAgcagaagttgtgggctttgcttgaatccttggtagagggaaggagaaagAGAGGATGAGATTTTTCTTAGAGAACTCTTCTCTTAGATAGGGAACACTGGAAGAAGATGATCTCTCTTCAACCCACTTGAAACCCACGTTAGTTATTGAGAGAATATGGGGAGAGAGgcataactccttcccttttattaatttcaaataaattaataaaatagaatatataataactattttattatatatatactatatattatatcaaatataacatatagcctatagttttatattgcatcaaatacaacataagctatagtttttattctctctcaactatacatggcatttaatataaatcacatttatattaaattcacttatatgaatctcattcatataaatgatatttggatcatatacaaatattttattcctctcaatataaatcatatttatatttaattacatgaatctcattcatataattggtatttgaattatattcaaattcctctcatattgtatcaaatacattataattaattatatcatatataattaattctgtcaaataatttgaacacttcaaattaatccaaagattaaatccttgttgagctacagtggggaccttatggacctgtagattgaatcTCCAACGGTATTCGGATAATTAATTGACCTGTAGATTGAATCTCCAACgatactcggataattaattaaactcttaaattaaattatccaacatccgttaactttcggtcactccactaaagaccgacaactacactcttcacactatagatatatttctgtgtctattgaatataaccaatcaacaatgtgatgacccttcacaaattgcttgtaagtacagctaggccaaaatatcgttttgcccctacagttacatctaactccttaagtaccactgattcctctaatgaacaataaatcatagtcccactatgatcaAGTTCGCTCGGACtaggagaaggtgtggccactatgttcaagactcggaatcagcccttaagggagcaatttatctacttgcctctacatcagggaatgagtgaatttcgtcttgtgtagctgagttcctaactcTTTAGTCAGAagaaaccccaaaatggtaggcttattgagttggcaatctggccactctcatccatacaaatcaaaggaccccttcatgagcaggaattcataactcattcaggattcaggccatgtcacctatggtcatcttagtgaaatgtagttctctattattaacagcATTATATAaatagactaatcattttgtggtccggtcttatacaaactctttgtataggatatccccgctcgcatgtctatacatgaatgatcaggatcaaatcatttgtaccactttgcaacacttgtaacacttacaaaatgggccatatctatagtgtcactaggataaggtacctagtcttatccatctactacagaccgtttagattattatttaaacaagatccacttgtatgtctctacatacttgtttaaattacatgaaataacctcaaatcttagtttattggattgagtatatacttataaaataacacttattttattaacaacaatatgtttatgtagagtttacaaactacgagattacgaggagatttaggataccattcccaacaatcccAACAACAATTTTACTCGTGAGattaaagttttgtttcaatttggacTCTACATTTTCAAGATTTGCACTTTTAACTTTGCTTTTTCACCAAATACTCATTTTTATAGGGTTATAAATGGGTCGGATCGGGTCAATTTTGAAGCCGACCTGACCTAGTTCGATTGAAGTCTAGAGTGGGTCAAGTTGAGTCGAGCCTTATCCATTCAGtccctcctcctcctcctcctcctcgaAGATAATTTAAGAAATGAAAGATGGTAAGAAAATATGTGATGGTTAATGATAAATAAGATAGAAAGGATGTGGTGGACAGTACAATAAGATGGTAAAAAAAGGAAATCCTAATCTTATTTTAAAAGATCTGGTTCGGGTAAACCAAAATCGAACTGAACCAACTGGTTCGATctcattttataataaaacCAATCCAAATTGAACCGCTTTGATTCAGTTCAGATTCTTACACCCGTAACTTTTCATCTTTagtgttaatgtctattaattgatttaaaataattataattaattaagttttactatttttcatcactattaaaataatttgaaatttcacttcatatttatttttaattaattaatagacattagcACTAAAAGTATACTATAAATGAATATTGTGTGAAAAGGTCAAGGTTAAAGGTGTGCATCTTGGAACATATGgaccaaaatgaaacaaaactcattttaaatttaaggactaaattgaaatcaaactcaaaagttAAGAACTAAATGTGACATGCATGCTAAAGTTTAAGGATGAAATGAaagttaaattcaaaatttagagacgAAAAAGGtattttgtctcgtgaagtattTTAACTTATTTCAAAAGAATAAGATGTTTacttattaatataaatcattttgtttttaaaagataatCAAGTTTGACATTTTATCTACATTTCCAAAGGCAATGACTCTTTAAacttaattgaattaatttttttctaaagatAATTAAAGTAAGTTTGTCAATTTCAAGagtatgttttcttttaatcttaaaaaaaccACCTAATAaactcttgaactttcaatattGTATCCATCAATTAATTTTCCtatcaattttgtgtttaacaaattcatataaccaatcattcgAACATGTAACCTAGTAAATAAGGCATCGATTAGTCATTACTATCCCAAAAGTTAATTTGAGGAATGGTATATCGAACTTTCAACCTCTAGAAAATAAGTCGTGTCAATTATCATTAAGTTAAACTCATTTTATCTCCATTATATTCTTAATTGTTGAAGtgtcaaagaaaaaaaagtgaaatcattaaccaaaaaaagaaaggatAGATTAATCATATAATTAGGGAACCAAACCAATAATTACAAGGAAACAAGTCTTGATATACATATATCAACAAcatacacaaaattaaaaacacttgaaaataaaacatggaaaagGAAAGGAGGTGTGTTTGGATACAGGTTTAAGCTCAAATCCATCCATGTTTATACCGAACAGAGATATTCTGGATTTGCGCATTCTTATAAGCGGCGCACGCAACAAGATAAACGAAAACCAGAACCACCACCGCCGCGACGAGGACGGCGTTGGCCTTCCGCCACTCCTGCCGGAGATTCTCGAGCAGCCCCGCCTTGCAGCTGTCGCAATCGTAGCAGAGTCTAGTCCTCTCGTTGCTCCACAACAAGCAATCCGGGTCGGCCGTCGGGTTCTCCGGGTTCGCCCATGTCGTCGGGTTCTCGTACTTGTTCCCGCACGCTGCCGGCGGCTTACAGCAGCCTGACTGGAAATAAGAAGGAAGATTGATGAAATTAAACAGAAATTAAGTTGAAGAAAGTGAAGGATTGGGATTGGGATTAGGAATGGGACCGATTTTATCCGATTTTGTGGTGTTGTGAGAATTTTTAGGGTTTCGGATTCTTCTTTTTGGGGTGAAAACGTGGTGAGATTCGTTGAAATGCTTCTTGGTGGAATTCTTTTTGTTTCGGTTTCCATTTCCGTTTCCACTTCGGAGATTCGATCAAAGCTTCTTCGTCTTTATCCAAAACTCTATCGATCTCTCTGTGTCTGGTAGTTTCCGTGTCCACTTCAGAGATTCCATTAAAGCTTCTTCACGGATCTCTCTCTCAGTTACGCTTTCTgctcaaccttttttttttttttttttacttttaagaattttcttttctaaaccaTTCTCAACCGTAAAATGATTCAATCATCGACCAAAAACATATGAAATCTAATCTTACTTTTAAATTAAAGTGGATTAGCACAAAGTATAGAATTAGTTAGATCATGAGTTTGTCATAGtccaatatttatttttctcatatttAACTTTTACTAATTGAGTATGCTCATTTTGATGTTTATGATAAGGGTAGAGAAAATGAATCTATTTAGAATGTATGTCGGCAAATCATGGAATTGGAAGTGGAGAGTTGGGAGGGTAGAGTTGTGAATTTCACTCCTTATTTAGCCTAAGGAGTTTAACTCTCTAGATTTCACTGGAATTTACACCATCACTTCTTACTGCAAACACCTCTAAGAAAGATTTAAGGGACATTTAGCacgagttggtaattattataggATGGAATAATTGGGAGAGTTTACACAAATAACGAGTTGGAGAAATTTAAGTTAATGCAAATAATTTGGTAATAAACCTCCTTAATTATTGGTGAACCAAAAAATGGGTGAGTTGTTTTTACacacccaatccaacccaatttGGGGGGCCAAACCTCCTCTTAAGGGTTGAGAATGAGTCATTAATATAAAGTTCCTTTAAACCTTTTTTTCATCTATAACTATCGGTAAGATATTGTATAAGAAAAAATTTTAGGCGCAAAACTGGGATGCATTCATCTTTATACACACAggtaattatccaataataaaatgttatgtttttatttttgtcattGCCCTTTGCATAATTTAGTCTAGTTTTTTTGTTCGgtacttttaaaatgttatatttttctctctaaattttgagtttagtttttatttagttcataaatttcaaattactaCATATTTATCTTTgcattttgaatttatttctaattGGTATTTTGATTActagattttatgttttttttttaggttcTTAAAAATGAtgatgtaattttttaaattaattttaataacgaccaatttgaaattaataaaaactaatttgattattaatttaattattttaaattaattaataaaaaaatagcaCAACTAATTAGAAGTAGGCATTAATAGAAATTAGGCATGAGTAGAAATTGAGCATTAGAAAAAATTCATTGATTAAAAAGTGTAAAATCATAATCAAATCTATAAACTAATTGAAACTATAGCAAAACTCAACGATAAGAGAGTTAACATCTTGAAATATATGGATTAAAGGAAGCGTTACTCAAAACTCAagacaaaaagatattttcttaagattttttattttaatttttagttggAAGGATTAAATTATTGGTTTAGTTTATTAACTTTGGGTGTTAGGTTTATTTagtatctaaatttttttaaggagTTTGTTACGTtcttaaaacttttaattttgtatttaataagttatttgactttcaattttgtgtcgaATAGAtccttgaaaaataaaaattaattgatctattacatataaatttacattttatgtttaatagaaCTATagactttaaattttgtgttcaaGTAAATTTATGAGttcttaaaaagttcaaaagtTCAAACAtcgaatttataatttaaaaaatttagggactaaatagtAGGGATATTCAAATAACCCTCCAATGTGAATACTACCCAACATAAAGGTtggttgggttagttttgttcttgggttGGGTAATTAGAttcaactttttctattttgttggGTTTGGTTGGGTCGTAGATTggctaaaaaaaagttttggattaacccaacccaacacgaattttatatatattaataatatatatacatctttgtttaaaatttgatttctttatattgattaatttatgattttttaatatttttcttttaaaattgctatgatatttttttttgtttaaagtttgcaataaatataatagatatttggtatttaacatttgaattttatgagattttagttattagtcatgtgttgtatataaattgacatatttttaaattttttaaaaaaagttataacccgataatccaatccaacccaacccaagttTCAAAGGTTGGGTTAAGTTAGCTTGGAGATtttatttgggtcatttggGTTGTCAATCCAACCAACTCGAATTTTCGGGTTGGTCCTAAAAACGGcttcaacccaatccaatccatGGACATCCCTACTAAAtagaaataaatttcaaaattcatgctaaatttgtaatttgatcttttgaaaattaggtttattttatcgatttttcttaagaaaaaataCTTTGCATCTAATTGTGAAGGAACATATATATAACACACAACATCTTTttaaatgaatattcaagaaatTTCAACTCAATTTCATTggttagaaaaaaattgatgCATCACAAATAAGTATAGGCCTTTTCACAGTTTGGTGTAGCACACACCCAATTATCTAACCACTATTTCTCATGTAataaattctttctttcttcttcttcaatgtttttttagtttttttctatTGTATAGTTGGAGTGATGGTAAAAAGATGGATACAATCTatgtattatttttaaataatgtttctTCTATGATTTATCTTAAgtctatatttatatattttttatttattaaaaataagggtgttcaaaaaatcggATGACCCCAAAAAACTGAACAACCCAATTCGATCCATGCGATTCGAGTTAGATTATCAACTCACTTGGTTGGGTtgaattcaaataaatgaaaattttatgcaTTGGATTGGTTTATGGGTTCACCTAAAACAACCTGAACCAATAAACCaatccgaatttattattaaatttaaaatgtatactttttttttacttatgatatatttataaatgcatatatttactttatttttatttaacttcCTTATTCTTTGGataattattctaaaaaaacttATAATAGATTTTTAGCGCTttgtaaagaaaatttttattaagtaaattgaaattaagttttattcttaatacaatatatgaaaataattaaattaaatttctacgtattaacattttatatcttttcataataaaaatttaaataaatgactcaaATAATCTGAACCAATCCAATCCAAATGTTTTTTTGATGGGATGGGCttggttcattttttattaagatttatttgggttgaagaaatttacaatccGAATAGTTGGATTAGGTCTAAAAAGCACTTCAATTCCATCTAACTCAACCAATCCTATGACAGTACCCCTaattaaaaatactaaaaataaaagttagatgtaattttGAGTTAGTTgatagaaacaaaaaaaatgtcacGTGTGCACCTTTTCATTTCCGCATATTCTTCCCAATACTTTGGTTCATTTCTACCTTATTTTTTATCCAAAGACAAGTTGCCTCACATAAAAGTTCTTATCACTCTTCAATAGgacgtgttttttttttttttttcgttttatgtttttttatagtTCGTGGCTCAAAACTCTGATCTATTAGTcgaatatatatgatttaattaattaagttaggcTTGAATTTGAGAATATGACTAATTCTTTACCTCTATTAATAAATATCAAtcctttttattaaatttgtatggatagaaaataaataggaagagagaaatatttttttttgttaaaaagtaAATATAGATAACATTAGAAAGcaactttaaaaaatggaaatattAGTAGAATTAATGGATTGTTCcaatactttataattgtttaCAACTAGGTGGAAAGAGAGATGTGTGCAgccaaaaagattaaaaaaatttgttcctaaattttgaatttgaaaggtTATGTTATTTCTACTATGACTTTagagtttagtttcaatttatttttaaatttcaaaatttgtttttgaattGGTATCAAAATTTTACATCTTTATCTTTGAATTTTCACTAACACTCACtcttaatcatttaaattttatcatataattattttaaatattaattaacacTAAAAATTACTAAGACCAAaagtaattaaatatatatagatgAAAACACATGGATGATGGTATAAAATATTAGAAACTTTATTGGACCCAAATAAAAACCATACCCAAAACATGAGtaaaattataactttttttcatttttttcgaatcttaacatttttgaaataagtgactaaataaaaactatacatcaaatataaaaaaatttaagtaaaaaaaaaaagattttttgcCCTAATATATTGCTATATTTTTCTATAGATTCATGAAATTTCTATGTACATTTCAACATTTTTGTATGTTCGACATCAAAATAAGAGGTGAATCGTTGTCTGTTATAtggtaaaaaaaatcatgaaacataaaagaaataagtaacaaaatgttactgatataaaataatataaactataaacatgtctacttatttaaaaataataaaatatttatttattttttttttcttaataatttcTCTAGaaatattcataaatattttcatGAAATTAAACATCAATATTACAGTAATATTTTAAACCAAAAGTTACCTGAAGTGGGGAGATATCGGCCGCGAAAAACTGCTCCGCCGAGGAAAACTTCCGATTCAACTGACGACAAACATCGGAAACAGCCAAACACGTCCTCACACTAGGCCAACTTCCTGAACTCGTGACGTGGCGTCGGAGCCAAGACGAGTAGCCGTCGAGACGATACTCCTGGAAGCGAGTTCCGACGACGGGGTGGCTGCCGCCGTCATGACGTGTGGCAGTGAAGGCGATGATAAGAACAATGAGAAGGAGGATAATGAGGACAGCCATGAAGAACAGGTAGACGGCCAAGAGACCGGGGCGGTTACAGTAGGCGCCAATGAAGCCGACGAGAGAGACGAGAAGGAGGAGGCCGCCGAGAACCACCACCGGCCACCGGA comes from Benincasa hispida cultivar B227 chromosome 2, ASM972705v1, whole genome shotgun sequence and encodes:
- the LOC120070610 gene encoding tetraspanin-2-like yields the protein MAVSNSITAILNFIIFLSSIPVIAAGIWLASKPDNECIQLLRWPVVVLGGLLLLVSLVGFIGAYCNRPGLLAVYLFFMAVLIILLLIVLIIAFTATRHDGGSHPVVGTRFQEYRLDGYSSWLRRHVTSSGSWPSVRTCLAVSDVCRQLNRKFSSAEQFFAADISPLQSGCCKPPAACGNKYENPTTWANPENPTADPDCLLWSNERTRLCYDCDSCKAGLLENLRQEWRKANAVLVAAVVVLVFVYLVACAAYKNAQIQNISVRYKHGWI